Proteins encoded together in one Pontibacillus halophilus JSM 076056 = DSM 19796 window:
- a CDS encoding S-Ena type endospore appendage, whose amino-acid sequence MNLNKIVDACKVEMAPPGCPNIFPPPKPTPVVTCNLVKDEVCGNIEQPCDGSFVEYWRVVGLPVLPSGTVTVYNGSDCIMSVRAVIQGSLIDLFTITEKNQTKAVTVSGIESLDVQCLGGATGATCSGRFCLTLHYQKDCVEEVFE is encoded by the coding sequence ATGAACCTCAACAAAATTGTAGATGCTTGTAAAGTCGAAATGGCTCCACCAGGCTGCCCTAACATCTTTCCACCCCCTAAACCAACCCCCGTCGTTACGTGTAACCTAGTCAAAGACGAAGTGTGTGGAAACATAGAACAGCCTTGTGATGGAAGTTTTGTCGAGTATTGGCGAGTCGTTGGCCTTCCAGTGTTGCCGAGCGGTACGGTCACTGTCTATAACGGGAGCGATTGCATCATGTCCGTTCGCGCCGTCATTCAAGGTTCATTAATCGACCTCTTTACAATCACAGAGAAAAACCAAACGAAGGCGGTAACCGTTAGTGGGATTGAAAGTTTAGATGTGCAATGTTTAGGAGGTGCAACAGGAGCGACATGCTCAGGTAGGTTCTGTCTTACGTTGCATTACCAGAAAGATTGCGTAGAAGAAGTGTTCGAATGA
- a CDS encoding DUF11 domain-containing protein, which produces MAFVNRFSTLDCGMMTFTGNTLGLSQELNLNEAGTRGSIGAFITLDNTSQVPTFPPGTTLNYQENSSSAELGFAPGSNTVLYAELIWGGNYLTRDEDITSEIDNDVLFTDPLGVAHPISPDPATSNQFTFTIGGVTRGFYMRSNDVTSIVQSAAEGTYTCGSVPGLLDPLIASTGDTNHAGWTLAVVYGNPELPNRSMNLFVGGEGIVFSQGTPIIDIAVSGFMTPPSGDVDARLLISAQEGDANIPGDQALFGPDSLTLTNLSGPNNPTFNFSASQINGDDGLVDTSGTFGTRNQDAATQTNIVAGRQGWDITNVSGLNYLPNNQTTAVFRFTSTGDAYMPNALGIQIDEGDADPVLVKTVDKPFAVVNDVLTYIITITNEGVIEANNVVFIDEIPPGTLFVEDSLYIDGVQFPGVNPQFGVPLPNIDVGDTVTVFFQVIVRRCDCFVQNRAELEFSCGKVAESNLVTSTVCFQCYCGSGFIC; this is translated from the coding sequence ATGGCCTTTGTAAACCGCTTCTCCACACTTGATTGTGGAATGATGACATTTACCGGAAATACGCTTGGATTAAGTCAGGAATTGAACCTTAATGAGGCCGGGACCCGGGGAAGCATTGGAGCTTTCATTACACTTGATAATACATCGCAAGTACCGACATTCCCACCTGGAACTACATTAAACTACCAAGAGAATAGTTCCTCAGCTGAATTAGGATTTGCACCAGGAAGCAACACGGTTTTGTACGCCGAGTTAATTTGGGGCGGTAACTATCTTACCAGGGATGAAGATATCACGAGTGAAATCGACAACGATGTATTGTTTACAGATCCTCTAGGTGTCGCCCATCCCATCAGTCCTGACCCCGCGACTAGTAATCAGTTTACGTTTACTATAGGGGGAGTTACCCGAGGGTTTTATATGCGTTCTAACGATGTAACCTCAATTGTTCAATCAGCAGCTGAAGGAACATACACATGTGGAAGTGTACCTGGGCTACTTGATCCTCTAATCGCTTCTACCGGTGACACAAACCATGCCGGCTGGACGTTAGCTGTTGTGTATGGAAACCCGGAATTACCGAATCGCTCCATGAACCTATTTGTTGGTGGAGAAGGGATTGTATTTAGTCAAGGAACCCCCATTATTGATATCGCAGTTTCAGGATTCATGACTCCTCCCTCTGGAGATGTGGATGCTCGACTGTTAATCTCTGCTCAAGAAGGCGATGCAAACATCCCAGGAGACCAAGCTTTATTTGGTCCAGACTCATTAACCTTAACGAACTTATCAGGACCTAATAATCCTACCTTTAACTTCTCAGCTTCCCAAATTAACGGGGATGACGGATTAGTTGACACATCGGGGACGTTTGGAACCCGTAACCAAGATGCAGCGACTCAGACAAACATTGTCGCCGGAAGACAAGGGTGGGATATCACAAACGTAAGCGGACTTAACTACCTTCCAAACAACCAAACTACTGCTGTATTCCGCTTCACATCAACCGGAGACGCCTACATGCCAAATGCATTAGGCATCCAAATTGATGAAGGAGATGCTGACCCTGTTCTTGTTAAAACAGTAGATAAACCATTTGCTGTTGTGAACGATGTGCTGACGTACATTATTACAATTACAAATGAGGGGGTTATTGAGGCGAATAACGTCGTCTTCATTGATGAAATTCCACCTGGTACGCTATTCGTTGAAGACAGCTTGTACATTGATGGTGTTCAGTTTCCTGGCGTCAATCCCCAGTTTGGAGTGCCCTTGCCTAATATCGATGTAGGGGATACAGTTACCGTGTTCTTTCAAGTCATTGTAAGGCGTTGTGACTGCTTCGTACAGAACCGTGCAGAATTGGAATTTAGTTGTGGGAAGGTTGCAGAAAGTAATTTAGTGACATCAACTGTATGTTTTCAATGCTATTGTGGCAGCGGGTTTATTTGTTAA